From a region of the Primulina eburnea isolate SZY01 chromosome 7, ASM2296580v1, whole genome shotgun sequence genome:
- the LOC140837337 gene encoding auxin-responsive protein SAUR32-like, translating into MENIVHDNKKMKVKKGWLAVRVGLEDDEFQRVTIPISYLYHPLLTRLLEKAHDTYGYDASGPLKLPCSVDEFHHLRWRIEKESGNHHRDFHHHHHHGGYFHGALSFHSC; encoded by the coding sequence atggagaaCATCGTGCATGATAACAAGAAGATGAAGGTGAAGAAAGGGTGGCTTGCGGTTCGGGTAGGGTTAGAAGACGACGAGTTCCAAAGAGTGACAATTCCTATTTCTTATCTTTATCACCCATTGCTCACAAGACTCCTCGAAAAAGCTCATGATACCTACGGATACGATGCCTCTGGGCCACTCAAGCTCCCGTGCTCGGTCGATGAATTTCACCATCTCCGGTGGCGTATTGAGAAGGAAAGCGGTAACCACCACAGAGATTTCCACCACCACCATCACCATGGCGGCTATTTCCACGGTGCTTTATCGTTTCATTCTTGTTAG
- the LOC140835957 gene encoding aspartic proteinase nepenthesin-1-like, with protein MASFHFSLYSMALILVLAALTSSFVPPTVSTSRLMGRSDLKTGFQVTLKRVDSGGNFTKFELLKRAMGRGRKRVDRIHAMVLATVDVRVEAPIHAGNGEFLMDVSIGTPPVSYSAILDTGSDLIWTQCKPCTQCFNQPSPLFDPKKSSSFSKLPCSSDLCTALPMSSCSDGNCEYLYTYGDTSSTQGFMAAETFTFDNVSVPNIGFGCGLDNEGGGFDQGAGLVGLGRGPLSLVSQLDEPKFSYCLTSIESTKISKLLMGTLASDIDLSRDTKTTPLIKNPSSPSFYYLSLKGITVGDTRLPIKSSTFAIKKDGTGGVIIDSGTTITYLEKQAFELVKKEFVSQIKFPVADASGETQLNLCFTIPSNTQEIEVPTLVFHFEGADLVLPGENYFIADSSGIMCLAIGASHGLSIFGNYQQQNLLVVHDLVKETMSFVPKHCDQL; from the coding sequence ATGGCGTcgtttcatttttctttgtaTTCAATGGCATTGATTCTGGTTCTTGCGGCTCTGACATCTTCATTTGTTCCGCCTACTGTTTCGACATCGAGGTTAATGGGTCGCTCCGATTTGAAAACCGGGTTCCAGGTGACCTTGAAGCGTGTGGATTCAGGTGGAAACTTCACGAAATTCGAGCTGTTGAAACGTGCGATGGGACGTGGGAGGAAGAGAGTCGACAGGATCCATGCAATGGTCCTTGCTACGGTGGACGTCAGAGTAGAAGCACCAATCCATGCAGGAAATGGTGAGTTTTTAATGGATGTATCCATCGGCACCCCACCAGTGTCGTATTCTGCCATTCTCGATACCGGTAGTGACCTGATATGGACTCAGTGTAAACCTTGTACACAGTGTTTTAATCAGCCGAGCCCCCTATTTGACCCGAAAAAATCGTCGTCTTTCTCTAAGTTACCATGCTCTAGCGACCTTTGTACCGCACTTCCTATGTCATCTTGCAGCGACGGAAACTGCGAGTATCTGTACACCTACGGTGACACTTCTTCGACTCAGGGTTTTATGGCCGCTGAAACGTTCACTTTTGACAATGTTTCGGTCCCAAATATTGGATTCGGCTGTGGCCTTGACAATGAGGGTGGAGGGTTTGATCAAGGAGCAGGGCTCGTGGGGCTAGGGCGTGGGCCGCTCTCGCTCGTTTCGCAACTCGACGAACCCAAGTTCTCTTACTGTTTAACCTCAATAGAGTCCACCAAAATAAGCAAACTTTTGATGGGGACTCTGGCAAGCGATATTGACCTTTCACGCGACACAAAAACTACCCCTTTAATCAAGAACCCATCATCACCTTCTTTTTATTATCTTTCACTTAAAGGGATCACCGTCGGTGACACACGTCTACCTATCAAGAGCTCTACATTTGCAATAAAAAAAGACGGGACGGGGGGTGTGATCATCGACTCCGGGACTACCATAACATATCTTGAAAAACAAGCATTCGAACTAGTGAAAAAAGAGTTTGTCTCTCAAATTAAGTTCCCCGTTGCGGACGCATCAGGCGAAACTCAACTCAATCTATGCTTCACTATTCCATCGAACACGCAAGAAATCGAGGTGCCTACACTCGTATTTCATTTCGAGGGGGCGGATTTGGTGCTCCCAGGGGAGAATTACTTCATTGCGGATTCGAGTGGCATCATGTGCTTGGCTATAGGGGCTTCCCATGGCTTGTCCATATTTGGAAATTATCAGCAGCAGAATTTGTTGGTGGTGCATGACCTAGTCAAAGAAACAATGTCGTTTGTGCCGAAGCACTGTGATCAGCTATGA